The sequence gccagtctttgaaaatgcattgttttaccctgttatttacataagataaactgcaaacatatatacatatttttgaagtttggtatattaccccacattcaacaattattaaaatctaataataaaagttagaaaattataaaaactattacaatattaacataagtattaaatgtatcaacattacaaattataaaataaataaaactaagtagactagggatgatactgataccagtaggggttccatgcaaaaCCGTatatgctatagaatgcttcggcagggttatacgtaggatacggtggttgcatctctatagaccagggagggaatatgggcgttggagtaggaatatagtttctacctatatattggcaataagctatgatttggttttgatgaacttaccaatcttcaaatgctctatgtctagcattttcgtactcctgtgaagctataaacctttgcatttcttgcatttcatttccccctcctacattaccttgctgttggtttctctcaacctgtggatgtctaccattatatcgtactgcggcgttatttcgcctcttcaaaactttagcaccatggtataaatttaaacctattgtatcttggggttctggttcttcgactaataatcccccccgacttatatccacattgagatactcagcaatcaaagtaataaatataccacctcctattatgctatgcggtctcatccccctaaccatagctgataaataataacccacataataaggtatacttacagcgctttgtgggtctcgaatacacatatggtaaaacaaatcctgttcatttaccttttacttattcttacctctttgtgtaatcgagttcgctaaaaacctatgaattactcttaactctgctctatctatatccaaataagagtaattccccccccccctttaaatcggtgatggctagtcatctgactccatacaccatgtgtatcaaaattctcatctatctttctaccatttagtatcaaccctctacaatcggcagatgctaactcctcaaacgtatatatacgtaaagcctgagccatgtctagtaaagacatgtggcgcatcgaacctcctaacaaaaatctaataaaagatcgatcggtaatactagctacccgatcatttaactctatactacacaacaattcttcacaccatactttatatacaggtctacgcatggtgaataaacgtacccagtcgttaaaagtagaattaccatacctctgtgcaagtaattccctaattggcccggccaattctacagcttctaatggtccccattctatgaccctaggtacctcaacagctttagaatgaagagtatgcaatccccgttggtattttggataatctatccaacgtctgtcaaatctcaagtttgggtgcaaatcttccaagtgcatatcagaaaatgtcataactggatgaggtatatcttgcttgtagtagttatccacctcctgttggtccgcattctcaggaggtgtaacaacccaaaccaaccagcgaacaaaccacgtgaaaatacaaaataaaaaaaaatttgctgcgcggcgcgccattcgggtctgtccggaaagtctcaaaatgcgaaaaagattgactagttcccgacacttttagacgaaacgctttttaccatacatccaaatatgtaaaactaacctgtttcaaatataaaatcaatgtttaacaagcggggcccacatcggctgttttacgagtttaatacaatttacgagtttcgaccaccaaaaagtttaagttccaaactacataatgagcatggcgtttgggattaaactacccaactatcggtcaaactccaagagctactaaagccaaaagcgtcccctagcatcaagcaggatctctagtccaaaacgatgcccttacccttgtccaaaactgaacctataaaaatagtaaacaacgagagggtaagcaaagcttagtgaatgcaataattatacgaatacatatataattatacctacttgcatacacttacacaccaaaccgcaagcgcgctagcatacacatttagcttatcgtcacaataacaagctataaatctccaataccacaagctagcataacaaccgcatatgaatataactcgaataatataatatgcttacaacacaaataaccatggttaaccaatagtacaagggaacggcgctcgcgaaaacgccatcggtgttcgtaacatccgttagggcacttaacacctcgcacctactaacccctagggtggcaccttaacacctcggcacatcaccccgagtggcatcttaacacctcgatgcatcactcattattttacggagtggtgtcttaacacctcgacactacactcctaggtggcatcttaacacctcgatgctacacccgagtggcatcttaacacctcgatgctacactcttcacgtgaaacgtggtgtcttaacacctcgacactacacatttcacgctacaacaaatagatacattatatacctacacatataattattccactcaccttgtcgccttgaagaatgctaccgaataatctgcaactcgtcaatggaaagtacctattccattatcacaaattcaacaacacacttagattggatttacaaaccaacccaatttgacacttagtgcaattttgacccaaatgcacttccaagtacaaaccgcgcccaaaattaaccaataatcactaacacaagtgagaatggtcttaatacgccaattaaaccccatcataggtgttaaatacctatcttgtccaaaatgacacttaaaccctaaattgacccataagaagtcaatatcacgccattagcaagttttgacaccaaaacatatttaactcggttctatgcttcaacctaatccattttaagtttataaaccttattaattcgacaattgggtcataatcatcaccaaaccctaattttgacccaaagtcaaaattagtcaaccaacacacctaaaagtgttccaacacttccataatcactaaacctagtgattaaacccaattacaagtcctaatcaaggccaatttgttcaccaacccaaaatccaccaacactaacaataaacccgattactagcatcactaaacccacttcatgagtctaaatgggtttatcaacaaatcaagttcaaaccctaactttgaatagcaaaatcaacaatgaaattcggagttagaacttaccaataccgccaaaatgatgccgttgacgagtagaacaactttaatgcttgaggtttgacccgaaacaacctccttcttctccaaatggagttctctctcactagaactcaatctctctctagggtttgaggatgggagtgtttgtgtgggtgagaaatgagctccaatggagttctaggccagtcttgatgaccccaaatcgACCCTAATTGAaatgaccaaagtacccctcatttaaaccttttaaaaaggctgaaaattgcctctgcagcaatcggcgcgccgcgccagaaggtggagcgccgctccaaataactggaaattgtggtcgagcccaaaacatgtttcagcaacttgttttggccataacttttcgaccgtaactccgttttcgatgaatcaaatatcgttggaaacgtaataagatttcctttccaatggtaaggctttgaaacatcaacacaaactttatttggggttgaaaagatacgtacacaccttgtcacttcagacaacgtccagtttccttcgacgttcgagcaagcaacacgtacacttcatacacacatcgtacaccataaatacattatgtacaataaatatttggttcttacaactctcccccacttaaactcgatcacgtcctcgtgatcttctccaattAACCAATCCAggactactcaacggccctcaatcctaagttccaatcagAACCTtcttagacaattcttcccaatgaatcacctttaacaactaaaatcgtcacccgcgatttatcaaaaccacaatcctagCACTAAAACCTCTTCaagtccccatatcgggaaaaactcagccaatctcgtaccgagatatcaaccctatagtgtaccctttccaagtacaatgctaaaaacaaccaaatatcgacctaaggtcaacaacccaaacgatgaagaccaagtaaagacgaatccttacggataacacttaccatctaacacccttagtagtgcgcaaacattgctaatacgcaactacccaattacgtgagcaaaatacggctattacatcactaatcacacaacatggtccttaagaccgaaccatcagagcttaaaacaaccagtggttctcaagtccaacaacgcgaaggttagttcacacgaaacccatggtgtacaaaaacagctatcgtgatatatccgtagtgtgcaaaaacggctattgcgacactaccaaccatatgtgagcgaaacacggctatcgcatcactgtttaccaacgtgtgagtaaaaatcggctatcactcacaaccatgtgcacaaaacggctatgtgcacaatttatACGGGCAATTAGCATCATAACCCTACAAGTAACGGTTCCTTCCAAAAACCgctcaccatcaatcacaaccacgagtggttaacgaagagctaatccttccggatatccctcgtcacctatcttaagtcaaacgcggtcaacatagagataaccccaaataaacaccacataatcaccttgtagttcacaaaatggctattgtgtaactaccacccaaggtatacgataatgaggcatcgtaacctttctcaaagtcccattactctattcccaaaggtaaccacacggctaccacaatcgagccaagaaccacccatattactcatagacacaacaataattccctagaagagaatccggcatacacatcccttaaccgagggatcttactTTGCTCGTCGGACACGTAacttatctcccaatgagatttaccaccttaccacctcggtgataatttaaatccaaaaaccataagtacaatttattccaaatcgtacttttaccataatcgaccaatgtaggtctcgacactagcttcgaatccctacgagcatcatccaaatatcactgcaatataacaccttcgtgcaagagtacaaactcccccacttaggactccgcttcgtaaccacatcatcgaataatagcatcccgtggaatgaccacttatcaacatacacaaccaatatcctcattggtcatagtccttgaattctcgcgaattcgtccttaacaataaatcccgacgctaaacacatgctcactttcgcagaaagagtgaccactaacctaacaactaatgcgccaaatcgcattaccgtaactcctatgagagagacgaggttcacccgtcttgcatctcttaatacgcacgttaccataatcttgctccaaccttgagcatacgaaggaatttaacctatccttaaactctttgaacgaagagtctaccacaatttacaccaaccttacacttgcaataatccaattgctatagtttgtcaaatttccacctagtcactcatgtacctaagggtttctatccggtaccctaagtacaatgtaaccgcaacaccatcggagtcgaataccacgctagtaggtatgaaagaggcacctaacgttgcgtcccgtagactccatttccaacatacatcgagacccaaaacactcgatctcaagggttctatccacccgtcgaacctcatggttcaacaacttcaacacgaaagaaaaacgctctaataatcgaacaccaatgcacatacctatggcttggtagaaacatttcctaacactaaagaatgcttggttgcaccaagtcttacgcccttcgcccgacaaccaaacgtcatcatagggtgtttccattaggattgccacccatactaatactacgtattaccgccatgcattcgtccccagggcgcatttccacgagtcaacgactcaaaagctaccccggtgcactatcatcaaaatcgctaacaaaccgaatcttcaccgagttcactaatcccgcacccttatgggtacctttgaaacatacactcacttgagactaattaggccacgaaacaaagtttaagtctctaatacatacatgaatccatcggcacacaataaacaataataaggcatatttgtaccaaagacgaaaatacctgaaacatcatcgttggacccttgcgcttcactgaccctcagatagtcacgctctaacctcctaacccgatcgacaaacgattcggagcactccgacttacggtgtcccttcttttggaaaataaagcacttgattgtgcttaaaggtacactcgtacaatcccgttccaaatgacctcgtcctccacacctaaagcacgtaggcccataacctcccttaatcctcttcttcactttttcaacaccttcgggcgtacttctcgccctcttactaggaacacctcttgattccaactttctcttacccaaagagtgatccgcaaattttggagcatgagatttaatccccatagttgctcctttatcaccgacaccttgaggtttaggaaacctcttttctaactctcccttcacgaccttaggcacttggtctcggaccatctcggtcactattccctcgaacgactcttggagaacttgtttaaccttgtcggcgaaaattgaaatatagcgttcgaactcggcctcaatccttaacgttaactcatccttccctttgtGAATAGGCTCATTCGTTCCACAtctatcttccgttttcattctaaggaatgcaaacgattagatcacgagcgtgtaaaccatacgcacaacaccattccatcttgctaaacactcgtcgtacataacttgttagacatgatttgcacccgtaataaggtttgcaagtccttattacgcatacacgccgtatcaacttgttagtacaacgactgccccgctcgatgatataaacaaacacaaacaaattctacacgacaaatcacacgcgagaattattatcacaacacaataatatattaataatatctgcattactaatataaacgttagtccacttacaaacgaggcactaactataacccgttccgacccgtaatcctacaagtcccgcaacaaattaagcacacacaaaagtctaagtctaggcacctatctcaagtcacctaaatcccttagaccatgctctgataccacttgtaacgacccaaaccaacccgcgaacaaaccacgtgaaaatacaaaataaaataaaaaattgctgcacagtgaactgttAGCCGAAATAGTATTTAGACAATTAATGCTAGAAGAAAGATGAGCGGAAGCACCTGTGTCCATGTGCCAACCGGCATTGCCAAAATCATGAAGAGTATCGGTAGTAAAATCCTGTGGAATAGCAGTAGGGTGTCCAGAAGAACCATTCTTGGGCTGGTGTGATCCAGTGAGAACATGGGCTTGCGGCCCAATGGTGGTAGCAGCAGGCGAACCGAGATATGGGGCTGGATAATACGTAGGCCCAAAGGCAGTGGGGCTGGCAGCGTGTTGTATTGGACTCAAAACAGGGACAGCCCAGTTTTCTTGTGGGCTAACGGTAGGAAATCCTGGCGGACTGACCTGCTGGGCCAGCGGAGTGCGAGCCCGAAAGTGAAACGGTAACGTGGGCTGTGAGTTGACGGATCGGGTCGAACCTTGATGGGTGATTAAACGTTGTTGGGCCGCTATAATTTCAAGAAGCTGAGCCTGGGATGGAATGTTGGACCGAGAAACACTTGAGCCTGAGTTTGAACCCGAATTTGAGCGACCACGTTGATGCAGATAGCGACATGTTGCCCCGAACCTACAGTGACCCCTATTGAAGTTTCGACAGACAGGTGTACTAGGGGTGGGACGTGAAGATGCGACTGATGTGGTGGCGGTTTGTGCTACCAAGACAGTGGGTGCCGATGGAGTACCAGATGTGTCCAAGGGTTGATTTAAACGAGTCAATTCCATTTGTTCTAACGTGATCATGGATCAAACGGTCTCATAACTCGGGAAGGGATTGTTATGAAGTATGATGTGTTTTGCGTGAGGGAACCGGCCATTGAGTCCATGTATCGCGTAAGTGACAAGGTCTTCATCTTGGATGGTGGTGCCGAGATTAGCAAGCATGGCGGAGATACTGTCTATTTTTCGAAAATATTGTTCGGGTGTGAGATCGCCAATATTGAGGGCACGTAACTCGGAGGTGAGTTCCACTACCTTGGATCGTTTATTGTCTTGAAAAATCTTTTTCAAGAATTCCCATGCTGAGTAGGCGGTTTTCGGTTGTGTGTTTAGAAGCCGTTCTAGGTGAGGCTCGGAGATCGTGAGGTAGATCCACCCAAGAACGGCTGCGTCAGCCTTTTTTGTTTCTTCGTCATCGTTGGTTGTGACGGCTGATTCAAGAAAAGCAGAAACGTTGTAGGTGGAGCAGTGGTTTGCGAAAAGAGTGCTCCAATGCGTGTAATTAAGTTTAGCGAGATCTAGTTTAATTGGTATAAGGTGCGTAACCGAGGTGACGGTGTAGACTTTATCATACTTGCCGGATGGCGCCATGGAAGATGTAATGATGATAATCGGCTGTAAAAAAACAAACAGGTGCTGCTGTGAGGATGATGATCGGCTATAAATCGTCTACACCCTAAAAAACGGTAGAAACTTCTTGATTGGTGGCTTTGAGAAAACAAATAATACAAATATACAATATTTGTTTGATGCGTGGTGCTATAGAAACACGATGCCAAAGATTCTGCCCCTAACTTAATTAAATCTTAATATGCAATATCAATTCATGTTCTATATTGCTGTACACGTGTAGCTGTTGAAACTTGCATGCTCAACAAAAAAGgaagataaaataaaatatgaaaGAGGTTACGTGAAACAAAATTAGGTGATAGCTTGGTGATGATTGGTTACTTTCTCTTCAATTTATCGGTAGCCGTAAGTCAAGAATTGAAAGATTGGTGATGGTGACGAATAGATTGGCGAcggtgatgatatatatatatttttttttttagggtTTGGGGTTATTAGGTTTTGGCTCTTGATACCATGTTGCATACCATGTTGCAGAGTAATATATGATCGTAATTGTTATGTTGCTCAGCAATCCATAAGACATATATATAAATGGTCCATCTAACAATAACCCTAATGGACTTAGAATAATCTAGAAGGGCCCTTATATGAATGGGCTTACAAAACATACAATAAAACATATGGGTAATATTTCGGCTAACATGAACTGGCGCGACGCGCCAGGATAGCCGCGCGGCGCGCccttcgggtctgtccggaaagtcttaaaatgcgaaaaagattgactagttcctgacacttttagacgaaacgctttttaccatacatccaaatatgtaaaactaacctgtttcaaatataaaatcaatgtttaacaagcggggcccacattgaccattttacgagtttaatacaatttacgagtttcgaccaccaaaaagtttaagttccaaactacataatgagcatggcgtttgggattaaactacccaactatcggtcaaactccaagagctactaaagccaaaagcgtcccctagcatcaagcgggatctctagtccaaaacgatgcccttacccttgtccaaaaccgaacctataaaaatagtaaacaacgagagggtaagcaaagcttagtgaatgcaataattatacgaatacatatataattatacctacttgcatacacttacacaccaaaccgcaagcacgctagcatacacatttagcttatcgtcacaataacaagctataaatctccaataccacaagctagcataacaaccgcatatgaatataactcgaataatataatacgcttacaacacaaataaccatggttaaccaatagtacaagggaacggcgctcgcgaaaacgccatcggtgttcgtaacatccgttagggcacttaacacctcgcacctactaacccctagggtggcaccttaacacctcggcacatcaccccgagtggcatcttaacacctcgatgcatcactcattattttacggagtggtgtcttaacacctcgacactacactcctaggtggcatcttaacacctcgatgctacacccgagtggcatcttaacacctcgatgctacactcttcacgtgaaacgtggtgtcttaacacctcgacactacacatttcacgctacaacaaatagatacattatatacctacacatataattattccactcaccttgtcgccttgaagaatgctaccgaataatctgcaactcgtcaatggaaagtacctattccattatcacaaattcaacaacacacttagattggatttacaaaccaacccaatttgacacatagtgCAATTTTGACTCAAAtgaacttccaagtacaaaccgcgcccaaaattaaccaataatcactaacacaagtgagaatggtcttaatacgccaattaaacccccatcataggtgttaaatacctatcttgccgaaaatgacacttaaaccctaaattgacccataagaagtcaatatcacgccattagcaagttttgacaccaaaacatatttaactcggttctatgcttcaacctaatccattttaagtttataaaccttattaattcgacaattgggtcataatcatcaccaaaccctaattttgacccaaagtcaaaattagtcaaccaacacacctaaaagtgttccaacacttccataatcactaaacctagtgattaaacccaattacaagtcctaatcaaggccaatttgttcaccaacccaaaatccaccaacactaacaataaacccgattactagcatcactaaacccacttcatgagtctaaatgggtttatcaataaatcaagttcaaaccctaactttgaatagcaaaatcaacaatgaaattcggagttagaacttaccaataccgccaaaatgatgccgttgacgagtagaacaactttaatgcttgaggtttgacccgaaacaacctccttcttctccaaatggagttctctctcactagaactcaatctctctctagggtttgaggatgggagtgtttgtgtgggtgagaaatgagctccaatggagttctaggtcagtcttgatgaccccaaaccgaccctaattgaaaagaccaaagtacccctcatttaaaccttttaaaaaggctgaaaattgcctctgaagcaatcggcgcgccgctccagaaggtggagcgctgctccaaataactggaaattgtggtcgagcccaaaacaggtttcagcaacttgttttggccataacttttcgaccgtaactccgtttttgatgaatcaaatatcgttggaaacgtaataagatttcctttccaatggtaagtctttgaaacatcaacacaaactttatttggggttgaaaagatacgtacacaccttgtcactccagataacgtccagtttccttcgacgttcgagcaagcaacacgtacacttcatacacacatcgtacaccataaatacattatgtacaataaatatttggttcttacaggaggagcattgcgagcttgggatgaagattcacccctttctgtctgcaaaacacatcaaacacaatttttgtgcatccaaatatgcattagtgtcagcaaaatcattaatcaaaataattacaatgacatgtccaatttatctcaaacttatgctcattttcatatttttatcaaatctacactttttcaaataagcatatacaaaaatgttcgccaagttcataagcattcaattcaaataacatgtcaaaataatcattactagtaattaaacaagtttcaaatggtgtTATCTATCAAaatatcaagttcatgaattttagacttgaaaaagtccactttaattctcaaaatcatgcttaggctcaaagtttggatcatttatgaaatgacccattcatatacattataaacgattcacaatagttgattacattgcgaggtatttgacctctatatgatacattttacaaacattgcattcgtttttaaaagacaaaatttctttacatcgaaaattgacaggcatgcataccatttcataataaccactatccaactataaattgatttaataataatctttgatgaactcaatgactcgaatgcaacattcttcgaaatatgctatgaaagactccaagtaatatctttaaaatgagcaaatgcacagcggaagatttctttaacacctgagaataaacatgctttaaagtgtcaaccaaaaggttggtgagttcattagtttatcataatcatttatttccatcattttaatagaccacaagaatttcatttccagttctcataaatatacgtcccatgcatagagacaaaaataatcattcatatggtgaacacctggtaaccgacattaactagatacatataagaatatcccctatcattccgggatcctccttcggacatgacataaatttcgaagtactaaagcatccggtactttggatggggtttgttaggcccaatagatctatctttaggattcgcgtcaa comes from Rutidosis leptorrhynchoides isolate AG116_Rl617_1_P2 chromosome 4, CSIRO_AGI_Rlap_v1, whole genome shotgun sequence and encodes:
- the LOC139842411 gene encoding uncharacterized protein, giving the protein MAPSGKYDKVYTVTSVTHLIPIKLDLAKLNYTHWSTLFANHCSTYNVSAFLESAVTTNDDEETKKADAAVLGWIYLTISEPHLERLLNTQPKTAYSAWEFLKKIFQDNKRSKVVELTSELRALNIGDLTPEQYFRKIDSISAMLANLGTTIQDEDLVTYAIHGLNGRFPHAKHIILHNNPFPSYETV